The following proteins come from a genomic window of unidentified bacterial endosymbiont:
- the ftsZ gene encoding cell division protein FtsZ: MFEPIEETNDAVIKVIGVGGGGSNAVEHMVKGAIQGVEFFVVNTDAQVLRNSTVGQTLQIGGNITKGLGAGANPEVGRHAAEEDRESLTALLAGADMVFIAAGMGGGTGTGAAPVVAEIAKELDILTVAVVTKPFSFEGKKRMAFAERGIAELSKQVDSLITIPNDKLLKVLGRGISLLDAFSAANDVLKGAVQGIAELITRPGLMNVDFADVRTVMSEMGYAMMGSGVARGEDRAEVAAEMAISSPLLEDIDLSGARGVLVNITAGFNLRLDEFETVGNTVRAFASDNATVVIGTALDPQMEEELRVTVVATGIGMDKKPEITLLSTKVPHAGSRAAYPPYPQATVAPTLANDSPDRPVTPDQEPDYLDIPAFLRQRAD; the protein is encoded by the coding sequence ATGTTTGAACCCATTGAAGAGACCAACGATGCGGTGATTAAAGTCATCGGTGTTGGCGGCGGTGGCAGCAATGCTGTGGAACACATGGTAAAAGGGGCGATCCAAGGGGTAGAGTTCTTTGTGGTCAATACTGATGCCCAAGTATTACGGAATAGCACCGTGGGGCAGACACTACAAATTGGTGGCAATATTACCAAAGGGCTTGGGGCTGGTGCTAATCCCGAGGTAGGCCGCCATGCTGCGGAAGAGGATCGAGAGTCACTGACTGCCCTATTAGCGGGGGCTGATATGGTGTTTATTGCTGCCGGCATGGGCGGCGGTACGGGGACTGGCGCAGCACCGGTGGTCGCGGAGATCGCTAAAGAGTTAGATATTTTAACGGTAGCGGTGGTCACTAAACCCTTTAGTTTTGAAGGGAAAAAGCGGATGGCCTTTGCTGAACGGGGGATTGCCGAGCTCTCGAAACAGGTAGATTCCTTGATCACAATTCCTAATGATAAACTATTAAAGGTGTTAGGCCGTGGCATCTCCCTATTAGATGCTTTTAGCGCTGCTAACGATGTTCTCAAAGGTGCTGTTCAAGGGATTGCCGAATTGATCACCCGTCCAGGGCTGATGAATGTCGATTTTGCGGATGTGCGTACGGTGATGTCCGAGATGGGGTATGCCATGATGGGATCAGGGGTAGCGCGTGGAGAAGATCGCGCGGAAGTGGCCGCCGAGATGGCGATCTCCAGTCCACTGCTGGAAGACATTGATCTCTCTGGTGCCCGTGGGGTATTAGTGAATATTACAGCCGGGTTTAATTTGCGACTCGATGAATTTGAGACGGTCGGTAACACCGTGCGGGCTTTTGCTTCAGATAATGCTACCGTGGTGATTGGTACAGCCTTAGATCCACAGATGGAAGAGGAATTGAGGGTGACGGTGGTGGCTACTGGTATCGGCATGGATAAAAAACCTGAAATCACCTTGCTGTCAACGAAGGTGCCCCATGCTGGATCGAGAGCCGCCTATCCACCTTACCCACAGGCCACAGTAGCACCGACCTTAGCGAACGACAGCCCGGATCGGCCGGTGACTCCTGATCAGGAGCCGGATTATTTAGATATCCCCGCTTTTTTACGTCAGCGGGCCGATTAA
- the mutT gene encoding 8-oxo-dGTP diphosphatase MutT: MQVAVGVIRDPQQRIFITQRRHHTELAGYWEFPGGKLEERETPLEALIRELHEEVGIRVEQARLLQTVAGTQTQQHLQLHYFLVDQWQGEPYGREGQPHRWIAQQDLRAVAFPPTNASVVAWLLGGSV; this comes from the coding sequence GTGCAAGTTGCAGTAGGGGTGATTCGTGATCCACAACAGCGGATCTTCATCACCCAGCGTCGCCATCATACCGAATTGGCAGGCTATTGGGAGTTTCCCGGGGGCAAGCTAGAGGAGAGAGAGACGCCACTGGAGGCATTGATTCGGGAACTCCATGAAGAGGTGGGTATTCGGGTTGAGCAAGCGAGATTGCTACAGACAGTCGCGGGTACGCAGACCCAACAACATTTGCAGCTACACTATTTTTTAGTCGATCAGTGGCAGGGTGAGCCTTATGGTAGAGAGGGTCAACCCCATCGCTGGATTGCGCAGCAGGATCTACGGGCAGTAGCGTTTCCGCCGACGAATGCCTCGGTAGTGGCTTGGCTATTAGGGGGTAGTGTCTGA
- the murC gene encoding UDP-N-acetylmuramate--L-alanine ligase, protein MKPLTPLCTIVPEMCRVRQLHFVGIGGAGMGGIAEVLANQGYQISGSDLTDNAVIQRLRQLGVTIYQGHRAEQIATADVVVISSAIPANNPEVLAAQQARIPVIQRAEMLAELMRFRHGIAVAGTHGKTTTTALIATIYAAAGLDPTFINGGVVKATGTHARLGRSRYLIVEADESDASFLHLQPLVVVVTNIDADHLESYHGSFNQLKETFVRFVHNLPFYGQAVLCIDDAEVRSLLPQIHRRVITYGFSSDADVRIEQYQQQRLQSTFTVRRWQEADQSRSELAIPLNLPGRHNALNAAAAVAVATAAGIRDETIVQALTTFQGTGRRFELLAEWLTSEGPTVMLVDDYGHHPREIEVTIQAVRAGWPDRRLVMLFQPHRYSRTRDLYDYFAAVLSQVDRLLLLEVYAAGETPIAGSASGALCRTIRSRGSVDPVLIPDLADLPRVLSQIVQAGDLLLTQGAGNIGQIARQLAAHGWPLVGNTGAASDWLGAIRITDGPSVTVDGSTHTAPISDPPRGQHG, encoded by the coding sequence ATGAAACCATTAACCCCCCTCTGCACAATCGTCCCGGAAATGTGCCGGGTTCGTCAGCTCCATTTTGTTGGGATCGGCGGGGCTGGCATGGGGGGAATTGCTGAGGTTTTGGCGAATCAGGGTTACCAGATCAGTGGTTCAGATCTCACGGATAATGCGGTGATCCAGCGGTTGCGCCAGCTGGGCGTCACTATTTATCAAGGGCACCGGGCCGAGCAGATCGCCACCGCTGACGTGGTGGTGATTTCTAGCGCCATTCCTGCCAATAATCCGGAGGTGCTGGCAGCACAGCAGGCACGGATCCCGGTGATCCAGCGTGCTGAGATGTTGGCCGAATTGATGCGCTTCCGTCATGGGATTGCGGTGGCCGGAACCCATGGTAAAACGACGACCACCGCCTTGATAGCGACGATTTATGCCGCGGCTGGTTTAGATCCCACCTTTATTAATGGTGGCGTGGTCAAAGCCACTGGTACCCATGCCCGCTTGGGCAGAAGTCGCTACCTGATTGTCGAAGCTGATGAAAGCGATGCCTCTTTTTTACATTTGCAACCCCTGGTGGTGGTGGTTACCAATATCGATGCTGATCACTTAGAGAGTTATCATGGCAGCTTCAACCAGTTGAAAGAGACGTTTGTTCGTTTTGTGCACAATCTACCGTTCTACGGGCAAGCGGTGCTCTGTATTGATGATGCTGAGGTGCGATCGCTACTGCCACAGATCCACCGTCGGGTGATCACCTATGGCTTTAGCAGCGATGCCGATGTTCGTATTGAACAGTATCAGCAGCAGCGGCTACAGAGCACCTTCACGGTGCGTCGATGGCAGGAGGCGGATCAATCACGATCTGAGCTAGCGATTCCCTTAAACCTTCCAGGTCGCCACAACGCCTTAAATGCCGCCGCCGCGGTGGCCGTGGCGACCGCGGCGGGCATTCGTGATGAGACCATTGTGCAGGCGCTGACGACCTTTCAAGGGACTGGCCGCCGTTTTGAGCTGTTAGCGGAGTGGCTTACCAGCGAGGGTCCAACGGTGATGCTGGTGGATGATTATGGACATCATCCACGGGAGATTGAAGTCACCATCCAAGCGGTTCGAGCGGGCTGGCCTGATCGACGCTTAGTGATGCTATTTCAACCGCACCGTTATAGCCGGACCCGGGATCTCTATGACTATTTTGCTGCCGTGTTGTCTCAAGTTGATCGCCTACTACTCTTAGAGGTGTATGCAGCGGGTGAAACGCCGATTGCGGGATCGGCTAGTGGGGCGCTCTGTCGTACCATCCGTAGTCGGGGCAGCGTTGATCCGGTGTTGATTCCCGATCTGGCCGATCTCCCTCGGGTATTGTCCCAAATAGTGCAAGCAGGCGATCTGCTGCTCACACAAGGGGCCGGAAATATTGGACAGATTGCCCGTCAATTGGCCGCTCATGGTTGGCCGCTTGTCGGGAATACAGGCGCTGCTAGCGACTGGCTAGGCGCGATCAGGATAACCGATGGGCCTTCAGTGACCGTTGACGGCTCGACCCACACTGCTCCGATCAGTGATCCTCCTAGAGGCCAGCATGGCTAG
- the ftsA gene encoding cell division protein FtsA, whose protein sequence is MSKENGRRLIVGLEIGTSKVVALVGELLAGGVINLIGVGHCVSRGMDKGGVNDLESVVQSVRGALEQAELMADCHITSVYLALSGKHIRCQNELGMVAIAEEEVTQEDVESVIHTAKSVRIREAHRILHVVPQSFTIDYQEGIKSPVGLSGVRMQANVHLITCHHDTAKNSIKAVERCGLIVDRLIFSGLASGDAVLTEDERELGVAVVDIGGGTMDIAIYMGGSLCHSQVIPYAGNVVTRDIAYAFGTPLAEAELIKVRYGCALGALVRREENIEVPSVGGRPPRSLQRQTLAEVIEPRYQELLQLVDQALQQLQIQLRQQGMKHQLAAGIVLTGGAAQIEGLLACAQQRFNTQVRLGQPLNMTGLTDYVQTPDYSTAVGLLHYGRAALLKGETERQQQRSVTQWLKRLGGWLKREF, encoded by the coding sequence ATGAGCAAAGAGAACGGGCGACGCTTAATCGTAGGCCTAGAGATTGGGACCTCCAAAGTGGTTGCGCTCGTAGGAGAGCTGCTAGCGGGTGGCGTCATCAATTTGATTGGGGTGGGTCACTGTGTGTCGCGGGGTATGGATAAGGGGGGCGTTAATGACTTGGAATCAGTGGTACAATCGGTGCGCGGCGCCCTGGAGCAGGCAGAGCTGATGGCTGATTGCCATATCACCTCGGTCTACTTAGCGCTTTCGGGCAAACATATTCGCTGCCAAAATGAGTTAGGGATGGTCGCGATTGCCGAAGAAGAGGTGACGCAGGAGGATGTGGAGAGCGTCATTCATACCGCCAAGTCGGTGCGCATTCGTGAAGCGCACCGAATTTTGCATGTCGTGCCGCAATCTTTTACGATTGATTACCAAGAGGGCATTAAGAGCCCTGTCGGTCTGTCTGGCGTTAGGATGCAGGCCAACGTTCACCTGATTACTTGTCATCATGATACGGCAAAAAACAGTATCAAAGCGGTCGAACGCTGTGGTCTAATCGTCGATCGGCTGATTTTTTCTGGACTAGCCTCCGGGGATGCGGTACTGACGGAGGATGAGCGGGAGCTGGGAGTGGCCGTGGTCGATATCGGCGGTGGGACGATGGATATTGCGATTTACATGGGGGGCTCCCTCTGTCATAGCCAAGTGATCCCCTATGCGGGCAATGTCGTGACCCGAGATATCGCTTATGCTTTTGGAACACCGCTGGCCGAAGCGGAGTTGATTAAAGTGCGTTACGGCTGTGCCCTAGGCGCCCTGGTGCGGCGTGAGGAGAACATAGAGGTCCCGAGCGTGGGTGGCCGGCCGCCCCGTAGCTTGCAGCGTCAAACCTTAGCTGAAGTGATTGAGCCCCGTTATCAGGAGTTATTGCAATTAGTTGATCAGGCCCTGCAGCAACTGCAGATCCAGCTGCGGCAACAGGGCATGAAGCACCAGCTAGCAGCCGGCATCGTGTTAACCGGCGGGGCCGCACAAATAGAGGGGTTATTAGCGTGTGCACAGCAACGCTTTAATACGCAAGTACGACTTGGCCAGCCACTCAATATGACGGGGTTAACGGATTATGTACAGACGCCTGATTACTCAACAGCGGTTGGATTACTGCATTATGGCAGAGCCGCTTTATTAAAGGGTGAAACGGAACGCCAGCAGCAGCGTTCAGTCACTCAGTGGTTAAAACGCTTAGGTGGATGGCTGAAAAGGGAATTTTAG
- a CDS encoding DUF721 domain-containing protein — protein MMPHCSPQPLNHCLGSTPLLATLQQKISQLRQLNQALQPLLPPPLPRWCRVANYRQGILVIETANASWLLRLRYEQMRLLSALRQHALPALATIEFRINPNFATSANPAPRRNLEPPMACKPISAQSAQQLYLLAQRASPNLRAVLLKLVALAQSTPPHDAADSGALTR, from the coding sequence ATGATGCCTCACTGCAGCCCACAGCCATTAAACCATTGTCTTGGCAGCACACCGCTGCTGGCCACCCTGCAGCAAAAAATCAGTCAATTGCGCCAGCTCAATCAGGCATTACAGCCCCTATTGCCGCCACCGCTCCCTCGCTGGTGTCGTGTCGCCAACTACCGGCAAGGCATTTTAGTCATTGAAACCGCCAATGCCAGCTGGCTGTTACGTTTGCGTTATGAACAAATGCGTCTGCTGAGTGCCTTGCGACAACACGCATTGCCCGCCCTAGCGACCATCGAGTTTAGGATCAATCCCAACTTTGCAACCTCTGCCAACCCAGCCCCTCGTCGGAACCTCGAGCCACCCATGGCCTGCAAGCCTATCAGCGCCCAGAGTGCACAACAGCTCTATCTGTTAGCTCAGCGGGCTTCTCCCAACCTGCGGGCCGTTCTCCTAAAATTAGTGGCGCTAGCCCAGAGCACACCACCACACGATGCTGCTGACAGCGGCGCCCTCACCCGCTAA
- the orn gene encoding oligoribonuclease, translating to MKANDNLIWIDLEMSGLDPQQHRILEIAVVITDAQLTVLAETASLAIFQPVHVLNAMDEWCTRTHTDSGLVARVQQSTLGESTIEQQLLAWLDLWVPAGVSPLCGNSIGQDRRFLRRYMPQLEAYCHYRCIDVSTLKELARRWQPTLLEGFHKQTAHQALADIHESIAELAYYRQHWLR from the coding sequence GTGAAGGCTAATGATAATCTCATCTGGATCGATCTTGAGATGAGCGGTTTAGATCCGCAGCAACATCGTATTTTGGAGATAGCGGTGGTGATTACGGATGCCCAGCTGACGGTGTTAGCTGAAACGGCCTCTTTAGCCATTTTTCAACCCGTTCACGTGTTAAACGCCATGGATGAGTGGTGTACGCGGACGCACACCGATAGTGGCCTGGTCGCCCGAGTACAGCAGAGCACCTTGGGTGAATCGACGATAGAGCAGCAGCTATTAGCCTGGTTAGATCTTTGGGTGCCGGCAGGGGTATCGCCGCTGTGTGGCAATAGCATTGGTCAGGATCGCCGGTTTCTCCGGCGCTATATGCCGCAACTAGAAGCCTACTGTCACTATCGCTGCATTGATGTCAGCACCCTAAAAGAGCTCGCCCGGCGTTGGCAGCCGACATTACTGGAGGGCTTCCACAAGCAAACAGCACACCAAGCCCTAGCCGATATCCATGAATCGATCGCTGAGTTAGCCTACTATCGCCAGCACTGGCTGCGGTGA
- the lpxC gene encoding UDP-3-O-acyl-N-acetylglucosamine deacetylase yields the protein MIYQRTIKRRVQIDGIGLHSGCRVTLMLAPAEASTGIRYRRVDCQPPVELIGDPDLVHVTPLCTCLGNAQGVKISTVEHLNAALSGLGIDNILIEVDAAELPILDGSAFPFIKLLLQAGIEVLNTPKQFLWVTEPVSITEDDKWAELRPHQGFCVDFTIDFNHPAVLHDVQEYRFNFSADRFIQQISRARTFGFRQEVAQLQARGLCLGGSLDCAVVLDEQRVLNPEGLRFPDELVRHKILDVIGDLFIGGYHLLGAFKAFKSGHALNNRLLRTLLARPQAWKLAPFADDTLFSMSDLSLNLSG from the coding sequence GTGATTTATCAGAGAACGATTAAACGTCGCGTACAGATTGACGGTATTGGCTTGCATAGCGGTTGTCGGGTCACGCTCATGCTGGCTCCCGCTGAGGCTAGCACGGGGATCCGTTATCGACGGGTTGACTGTCAACCCCCTGTGGAGCTGATAGGCGATCCCGACTTAGTTCACGTTACGCCGCTCTGTACCTGTTTAGGGAATGCCCAAGGGGTTAAGATTTCAACAGTAGAACATTTGAACGCCGCGTTATCAGGATTGGGGATTGATAATATCCTGATTGAGGTGGATGCAGCAGAGTTGCCTATTCTAGATGGCAGTGCTTTTCCCTTTATTAAATTACTGTTACAAGCAGGGATTGAGGTGCTCAATACGCCTAAGCAGTTTCTCTGGGTTACCGAACCTGTCAGCATCACCGAGGATGATAAGTGGGCTGAACTACGACCTCATCAGGGTTTTTGTGTGGATTTTACCATTGATTTTAACCATCCTGCAGTCCTGCACGACGTGCAGGAGTACCGCTTTAACTTTTCTGCTGACCGTTTTATTCAACAGATCAGCCGGGCGCGCACGTTTGGTTTCAGGCAAGAGGTGGCACAGTTACAAGCACGAGGACTCTGTTTAGGGGGTAGTTTAGACTGCGCTGTGGTATTAGACGAGCAGCGGGTATTGAATCCAGAAGGGCTGCGTTTTCCTGATGAACTGGTGCGCCACAAAATATTGGATGTGATTGGGGATCTGTTTATTGGCGGTTACCACCTCTTAGGGGCTTTTAAAGCCTTTAAGTCAGGACATGCACTCAATAATCGCCTACTACGCACTTTGCTGGCTCGGCCACAGGCTTGGAAGTTGGCGCCGTTTGCCGATGATACCCTGTTCTCAATGAGCGACCTCTCCCTCAATCTTAGCGGGTGA
- the secA gene encoding preprotein translocase subunit SecA translates to MIIKLLTKLFGSRNDRTLKQLYKTVSTINALEASLALLTDQQLHERSQALRARVRQGETLEQLLPEAFALVREASQRVFAMRHFDVQLIGGMVLHERSIAEMRTGEGKTLTATLPAYLNALLGRGVHIVTVNDYLARRDADNNRPLFEFLGLSVGVNLAGMTLEAKRAAYAADITYGTNNEFGFDYLRDNMVFSADQRVQRPLYYAIIDEVDSILIDEARTPLIISGPSEDSSELYRAVDPLIPQLQRQDREDSDDYQGEGHFYLDEKSRQAHLTERGQLLIEELLTRQGLIQSGESLYASANIALLHHVNVALRAQTLFTRNVDYIVKEDEVIIVDEHTGRTMPGRRWSEGLHQAIEAKEQVSIQNENQTLASITLQNYFRLYEKLAGMTGTADTEAFEFRQIYQLETVVIPTNCPMIRDDRPDVVYLTEQEKFSAIIEDIKACVAASRPTLVGTISIEKSEQLSQALRLAGIAHQVLNAKFHAREAEIIAQAGQPAAVTIATNMAGRGTDIVLGGNWQVEISALQDPTPEAIAAIKAAWQGRHEQVVAAGGLHIIGTERHESRRIDNQLRGRAGRQGDPGSSRFYLSMEDGLMRIFASERVTKMMQRLGMQPDEAIEHPWVTRAIANAQRKVEGHHFDIRKQLLEFDDVANAQRKALYAQRNELLDSAAISTVLSSFQHTVLEAVVHQYAPPQILAEQWDLPALTTCLQDDFDLHLPIAEWLAEQTPLAETALVDWVVAQAAAHYQQQAEAMGAEALQQFAKGILLQTLDGLWKEHLAAMDHLRQGIYLRGYAQKDPKQEYKRESFELFSQLLEQFKYEAVSTVSKVRIPQALALLEQQQRAAAELAWQQSLQYSYPEMNQPLEERARDIPRPLGQGGTKVGRNSPCPCGSGKKYKQCHGELPGLTVTGERRY, encoded by the coding sequence ATGATTATTAAATTATTAACGAAATTATTTGGCAGTCGCAATGATCGTACTTTAAAACAGCTGTATAAAACGGTGAGTACTATCAATGCATTGGAAGCCTCACTCGCGCTATTGACCGATCAACAGCTGCACGAACGCAGCCAGGCGTTGCGTGCCCGTGTCCGGCAGGGAGAGACGTTGGAGCAGCTATTGCCGGAAGCGTTTGCATTGGTTCGTGAGGCCAGTCAACGGGTATTTGCGATGCGCCATTTTGATGTGCAGCTGATTGGTGGCATGGTGCTGCATGAGCGTAGTATTGCTGAAATGCGCACGGGAGAGGGGAAAACCTTAACGGCTACTCTGCCAGCCTATCTGAATGCGCTATTAGGGCGTGGGGTCCATATCGTCACCGTGAATGACTATCTGGCCCGTCGGGATGCTGATAATAATCGGCCACTGTTTGAGTTTTTAGGGCTATCCGTCGGGGTTAATCTGGCGGGAATGACGCTGGAGGCTAAGCGAGCAGCCTATGCAGCCGATATCACCTATGGAACCAATAATGAGTTTGGGTTCGATTATCTACGCGATAACATGGTTTTTAGTGCCGACCAGCGGGTGCAACGGCCCCTGTATTACGCCATTATTGACGAGGTGGACTCTATCTTAATTGATGAAGCTCGCACGCCGTTGATCATTTCAGGGCCTTCAGAGGATAGCTCTGAGCTCTACAGAGCCGTTGATCCGTTAATTCCCCAGCTGCAGCGGCAAGATCGTGAAGATAGCGATGATTATCAGGGAGAAGGGCACTTTTATCTGGATGAAAAATCGCGTCAAGCACACCTCACCGAACGGGGGCAGCTACTGATTGAAGAGTTATTAACCCGTCAAGGGCTGATTCAATCGGGAGAGTCACTGTATGCTTCAGCTAACATTGCGTTGTTGCATCATGTGAATGTCGCCTTGCGGGCGCAGACGCTGTTTACCCGTAACGTGGACTATATTGTCAAAGAGGATGAAGTGATCATTGTTGATGAGCATACTGGCCGCACCATGCCAGGACGGCGGTGGTCTGAAGGGTTACATCAGGCGATTGAAGCCAAAGAACAGGTCAGCATCCAAAATGAGAATCAAACGCTAGCCTCAATCACGTTACAGAACTACTTCCGCCTGTATGAGAAGCTAGCCGGCATGACGGGAACCGCGGATACTGAAGCGTTTGAGTTTCGGCAAATTTATCAGTTAGAGACCGTAGTGATTCCGACCAACTGTCCGATGATCCGCGATGATCGACCTGATGTGGTTTATTTAACAGAGCAGGAGAAATTTTCGGCGATTATTGAAGATATCAAAGCCTGTGTTGCCGCCTCTCGGCCCACCTTGGTGGGCACCATCTCGATTGAAAAGTCGGAACAGCTCTCCCAAGCCTTACGCCTGGCAGGCATTGCCCACCAGGTATTAAACGCCAAATTTCACGCCCGTGAAGCCGAGATTATTGCGCAGGCTGGGCAACCGGCGGCGGTCACCATTGCCACCAATATGGCCGGCCGTGGGACTGATATTGTACTCGGGGGCAATTGGCAAGTAGAGATCTCTGCTCTTCAAGATCCTACCCCGGAAGCGATAGCTGCCATTAAAGCCGCCTGGCAAGGGCGTCATGAACAGGTGGTGGCGGCTGGTGGACTGCATATCATTGGTACGGAGCGTCATGAGTCTCGACGGATTGATAATCAGCTGCGCGGACGAGCAGGACGTCAAGGGGATCCAGGTTCATCCCGTTTTTACCTGTCGATGGAAGATGGTTTAATGCGGATTTTTGCGTCAGAGCGGGTGACGAAAATGATGCAGCGTTTGGGGATGCAGCCCGATGAGGCGATTGAGCACCCTTGGGTCACGCGGGCCATTGCCAACGCTCAGCGCAAAGTTGAGGGGCATCACTTTGATATTCGCAAACAGCTGTTGGAATTTGATGATGTCGCCAATGCCCAACGGAAGGCCCTCTATGCACAACGCAATGAGCTATTAGATAGTGCCGCGATCAGCACCGTATTGAGCTCCTTTCAGCACACGGTATTGGAAGCGGTGGTGCATCAGTATGCCCCACCACAGATCTTAGCTGAGCAGTGGGATCTACCGGCGTTAACCACCTGTTTGCAGGATGATTTTGATCTGCACTTACCGATCGCGGAGTGGTTAGCAGAGCAGACACCGTTAGCGGAAACCGCCTTAGTGGATTGGGTGGTAGCCCAAGCAGCCGCCCACTATCAACAACAGGCAGAGGCGATGGGTGCCGAGGCCCTGCAGCAGTTTGCCAAAGGCATTCTGTTACAAACCCTCGACGGCTTATGGAAGGAGCATTTGGCAGCCATGGACCATCTACGTCAGGGGATCTACTTACGGGGTTATGCCCAGAAAGATCCCAAACAGGAGTATAAACGCGAATCTTTTGAGCTATTTTCCCAACTGCTTGAACAATTTAAATATGAGGCGGTGAGTACCGTCAGCAAGGTACGGATACCACAAGCATTGGCGCTATTAGAGCAGCAACAGCGTGCGGCGGCCGAGCTAGCGTGGCAACAGTCGTTGCAGTATAGCTATCCAGAGATGAATCAACCCCTAGAAGAGAGGGCGCGTGATATCCCACGACCGCTAGGACAGGGGGGTACTAAAGTGGGGCGTAATAGCCCCTGCCCTTGTGGCTCTGGTAAAAAGTATAAACAGTGTCATGGAGAGCTGCCGGGGTTGACCGTGACAGGAGAGCGCCGTTATTAG
- a CDS encoding FtsQ-type POTRA domain-containing protein, with protein MASQAIRRLDQPKALIRRLGWLFGVLLVGGGGLLGIRTMRDWLCDAQRWPLSDWQLSGVLQQTSEQEIWQALQPLLPLQSFMAQDLRLIQRQLEQLPWIAQAQVRKQWPNRLLLHCSEHQAVARWAHQQLLNQQGQRFTAPLAPSTAEQLPQLSGPEGSEQRVLETWHRLTSQFALQGFTVTAMRLNRRQAWQLTLNGSIHCQLGRQDPVIGVQRFLLLHPLFIQRPARTSQSAAAALQRIVDLRYEQGVAVRWAAPPAPTLRVNQDQS; from the coding sequence ATGGCTAGCCAAGCGATTAGGCGCTTGGATCAGCCGAAAGCGCTGATCCGTCGACTCGGCTGGCTGTTCGGAGTGCTCCTGGTCGGGGGGGGCGGCTTGTTGGGGATCCGCACCATGAGGGATTGGTTGTGTGATGCCCAGCGCTGGCCGCTATCGGACTGGCAACTATCGGGTGTGCTACAGCAGACCAGCGAACAGGAGATCTGGCAAGCACTACAGCCGCTGCTGCCCTTGCAAAGTTTTATGGCCCAGGATCTTCGGCTGATCCAGCGGCAACTAGAGCAGTTGCCGTGGATTGCACAAGCCCAAGTACGTAAGCAGTGGCCCAATCGGTTACTGCTGCACTGCAGTGAGCATCAAGCCGTGGCTCGTTGGGCTCATCAACAGCTGCTGAATCAGCAGGGTCAACGATTTACCGCCCCGTTAGCCCCCTCAACAGCAGAGCAGTTACCGCAGTTATCGGGGCCTGAAGGTAGTGAACAACGCGTCTTAGAGACCTGGCATAGGCTAACTTCCCAGTTTGCCTTGCAGGGATTCACCGTCACTGCAATGAGATTAAATCGGCGCCAGGCCTGGCAGCTGACGTTGAATGGGTCGATTCACTGCCAGTTAGGACGGCAAGATCCAGTGATTGGCGTGCAGCGCTTTCTGCTGCTCCACCCGCTGTTTATTCAGCGACCCGCCCGAACCAGTCAGTCAGCGGCCGCGGCGTTACAACGGATCGTCGATCTCCGTTACGAACAAGGAGTAGCCGTGCGCTGGGCAGCGCCTCCGGCACCCACTTTACGTGTTAATCAGGATCAGTCATGA
- a CDS encoding Rpn family recombination-promoting nuclease/putative transposase yields MAKKTISVASSNQAREIKDPFDRLFRLSMQEKKLAIELLSTYLQPGLAQKIDFSTLTLLNGSTLLKNLRITHRLK; encoded by the coding sequence ATGGCCAAAAAAACTATATCAGTAGCCTCATCAAACCAAGCAAGGGAAATCAAAGATCCCTTCGATAGGCTGTTCCGTCTATCCATGCAGGAAAAAAAGCTCGCAATCGAACTACTGAGTACCTACCTGCAACCTGGCTTGGCTCAAAAAATCGACTTCAGCACCTTAACGTTGCTAAACGGCAGTACTTTGTTGAAGAACTTGAGAATCACCCATCGGTTGAAGTGA